Proteins encoded by one window of Phycisphaerae bacterium:
- a CDS encoding isoleucine--tRNA ligase yields the protein MFKEVPAQFDFPVAEQQILAFWEQNGIYEKSLRQREGGPAFVFYEGPPTANGLPHPGHCLTRIIKDVFPRYKTMSGHYCHRKGGWDTHGLPVEAEVCKGLKIHTKEEIEAYGIEKFIQLCQQSVFRYMKEWEELTRRLGFWINLPEAYVTYHQSYVESVWWALATLFRRGLLYQGHKVVWWWPQGGTALSSGEVGQGYREVDDPSITVRFRVKGEPKTSFLAWTTTPWTLPSNVALAVHPEVDYVRIAVEDEQFILAKQLIPAVFKGLPVKLDQDIRTVREMKGAELVGMKYEPIFDYATPQGGRGWEVISADFVTLDTGTGIVHVAPAFGEDDYRAAQEHGLGMLQLIAPDGTFVPEAREFAGRFCKEADPDIIKWLRDKGVLLKRENYRHDYPFCWRAEEDPLIQYARKSWFIRTTEFRDRFLANNGQINWLPEHIRDGRFGNFLVDNVDWALSRERFWGTPLPIWQCEQTGKQEAIDSYAELLAKPGVQGTEIWEQAKKAKPGLVDDLKVHKPYIDAVTYDSPFAPGARMRRVPEVIDCWFDSGCMPFAQWGYPHKLGSAELFKQRFPADFISEAIDQTRGWFYTLLAISTMLFSHEQDPCGTGTSPAGCVSSAEANACHTFGKDYPHPYRNCIVLGLVGGEDGKKLSKSKRNYKEPTYIFDREGADAMRWSMLSSQAPWTGARFKEDAIATDQREFLIKLYNVYSFFVIYANIDRWTPATGEEKPREFSELDRWVRAELQQTIADVRAAMDRYENYPACRRLVDFVDALSNWYVRRSRERFWRSGMDADKNAAYSTLWSTLATLCKAIAPFTPFFAESLYQNLVRSQLPDAKESVHLCDYPVPDEKAVDGSLLQEMAIVREIASLGRAARMDAKLKVRQPLGVVEIVLAAPEHRQWLDGHLPLIADELNVKRIEFAADADRYVSYEVKPNFRAIGPKFGKLGPAIQQALAQANAAVLRRQLDEQGKATLTVAGQTVVLTSEDVQVTLKAKEGWAAAQGLQVAVVLSTEITPDLKAEGLARDVIHLIQSARKDEQLDYQARICIRMNATGEVAAAVRQFGASIRNETLAKDLTLDEQLTAGKHAGEVEGVQVQFSIEVV from the coding sequence ATGTTCAAGGAAGTACCCGCACAATTCGATTTCCCGGTCGCCGAGCAACAGATCCTCGCGTTCTGGGAACAAAACGGCATCTACGAGAAGTCGCTCCGGCAGCGCGAGGGTGGTCCGGCGTTCGTGTTCTACGAAGGCCCGCCGACCGCCAACGGCCTGCCTCACCCCGGGCACTGCCTCACCCGGATCATCAAGGACGTCTTTCCCCGCTACAAGACGATGAGCGGCCACTACTGCCACCGCAAGGGCGGCTGGGACACACACGGCCTGCCGGTCGAGGCCGAGGTCTGCAAGGGCCTCAAGATCCACACCAAGGAGGAGATCGAGGCCTATGGGATCGAGAAGTTCATCCAGCTGTGCCAGCAGAGCGTCTTCCGCTACATGAAGGAGTGGGAGGAACTGACCCGACGGCTGGGCTTCTGGATCAACCTGCCCGAGGCCTACGTCACCTACCATCAGTCCTACGTGGAGAGTGTCTGGTGGGCACTGGCCACGCTGTTCCGGCGCGGACTGCTCTACCAGGGACACAAGGTTGTCTGGTGGTGGCCGCAGGGCGGGACGGCGCTGTCGTCGGGCGAGGTCGGACAGGGCTACCGGGAAGTGGATGATCCCTCCATCACCGTGCGGTTCCGCGTCAAGGGTGAGCCCAAAACCAGCTTCCTGGCCTGGACCACGACGCCCTGGACGCTACCCAGCAACGTCGCCCTGGCCGTCCACCCGGAGGTCGACTACGTTCGGATCGCGGTGGAGGACGAGCAGTTCATTCTCGCCAAGCAGTTGATCCCCGCGGTCTTCAAGGGACTGCCGGTCAAGCTCGACCAGGACATCCGCACCGTTCGCGAGATGAAAGGAGCGGAACTGGTCGGCATGAAGTACGAACCGATCTTCGACTATGCCACTCCGCAGGGCGGCAGGGGCTGGGAGGTCATCTCCGCCGACTTCGTTACGCTCGACACCGGCACGGGAATCGTTCACGTGGCCCCCGCGTTCGGCGAGGATGACTACCGGGCCGCCCAGGAACACGGCCTGGGCATGCTCCAGCTCATCGCCCCCGACGGCACCTTCGTGCCCGAGGCCAGGGAATTTGCCGGCCGCTTCTGCAAAGAGGCTGATCCGGACATCATCAAGTGGCTCAGGGACAAGGGCGTCCTGCTCAAACGCGAGAACTACCGTCACGATTACCCCTTCTGCTGGCGGGCGGAGGAAGACCCGCTCATTCAGTACGCCCGCAAGAGTTGGTTCATCCGCACCACCGAGTTCCGCGACCGTTTCCTGGCCAACAATGGCCAGATCAACTGGCTGCCCGAGCACATCCGCGACGGGCGGTTCGGCAACTTCCTGGTCGACAATGTGGACTGGGCCCTGTCACGCGAGCGATTCTGGGGAACTCCCCTGCCCATCTGGCAGTGCGAGCAGACCGGCAAGCAGGAGGCCATTGACTCCTACGCCGAGCTGCTGGCCAAGCCCGGGGTCCAGGGCACGGAGATCTGGGAGCAGGCCAAAAAGGCCAAGCCCGGCTTGGTCGACGATCTCAAGGTCCACAAGCCCTACATCGATGCGGTAACCTACGACTCACCCTTTGCGCCCGGCGCCCGCATGCGTCGTGTACCCGAGGTCATCGACTGCTGGTTCGACAGCGGCTGCATGCCGTTCGCCCAGTGGGGCTATCCGCACAAACTCGGCAGCGCGGAACTGTTCAAGCAGCGATTTCCGGCCGACTTCATCAGCGAGGCGATCGACCAGACCCGCGGGTGGTTCTACACTTTGCTGGCGATCAGCACCATGCTGTTCAGCCACGAACAAGACCCGTGCGGCACCGGAACCTCGCCGGCAGGGTGCGTTTCATCCGCCGAGGCCAACGCTTGCCACACGTTCGGAAAAGACTACCCCCACCCCTACCGCAACTGCATCGTGCTCGGCCTGGTCGGCGGCGAAGACGGCAAGAAGCTGTCCAAGAGCAAACGCAACTACAAGGAGCCGACCTACATCTTCGACCGCGAAGGGGCCGACGCCATGCGCTGGTCGATGCTCAGTAGCCAGGCTCCCTGGACCGGGGCACGGTTCAAGGAAGACGCCATCGCGACCGATCAGCGCGAGTTCCTCATCAAGCTGTACAACGTTTACAGCTTCTTCGTGATCTACGCCAACATCGACCGGTGGACACCGGCCACCGGTGAGGAGAAGCCCCGCGAGTTCAGCGAGCTGGATCGCTGGGTGCGGGCCGAACTGCAGCAGACCATCGCCGACGTGCGCGCAGCCATGGATCGCTACGAGAACTACCCCGCCTGCCGGCGGCTGGTCGACTTCGTCGACGCGCTCAGCAACTGGTACGTCCGCCGCTCGCGCGAGCGCTTCTGGCGGTCGGGCATGGACGCGGACAAGAACGCCGCCTACTCGACGCTCTGGTCCACGCTGGCGACGCTGTGCAAGGCCATTGCCCCGTTCACGCCCTTCTTCGCCGAGTCGCTGTATCAGAACCTGGTCCGATCGCAGCTGCCCGACGCCAAGGAAAGCGTCCATCTGTGCGATTATCCGGTGCCAGACGAGAAGGCCGTCGACGGATCCCTGCTTCAAGAGATGGCCATCGTTCGCGAGATCGCATCGCTCGGCCGCGCCGCCCGCATGGACGCCAAGCTCAAGGTCCGCCAGCCGCTGGGCGTCGTGGAAATCGTCCTGGCCGCCCCGGAGCACCGCCAGTGGCTCGACGGCCACCTCCCGCTGATCGCCGACGAACTGAACGTGAAACGCATCGAGTTTGCGGCAGACGCGGACCGGTACGTCAGCTATGAGGTCAAACCGAACTTCAGAGCCATCGGCCCCAAGTTCGGTAAGCTCGGGCCGGCCATCCAGCAGGCCCTGGCGCAGGCCAACGCGGCCGTGCTGCGCCGACAACTCGATGAGCAGGGCAAGGCGACGCTGACTGTCGCCGGACAGACAGTCGTGCTCACCTCCGAGGACGTCCAGGTCACACTCAAAGCCAAGGAGGGCTGGGCCGCGGCCCAGGGATTGCAGGTGGCGGTCGTGCTCAGCACCGAAATCACCCCCGATCTGAAAGCCGAGGGTCTGGCCCGCGATGTCATTCACCTCATTCAGAGTGCCCGCAAGGACGAGCAGCTCGACTACCAGGCCCGCATCTGCATCCGAATGAACGCCACCGGCGAAGTGGCCGCTGCAGTCCGACAGTTCGGCGCCTCCATCCGGAACGAGACGCTGGCCAAGGATCTCACCCTCGACGAGCAGCTCACCGCCGGCAAGCACGCCGGCGA
- a CDS encoding MATE family efflux transporter, giving the protein MSPPAPATPTARWRDELPSLLRLAAPNVAATAAETIMSFTDFAIVSKLGPTVGSQAQAAVSSGGMIYFSFFGFLMGVMVCVTTVVSQSLGAGRLRDCSAYAWQALWLSVIATCAGFALWPVIPSLYALIGHEQAVQEMETVYTQIRLLGLGVAGACFALGHFFNGIHQPRHNAYSIVGTVVLNGVLTIALVYGKWGLPALGVAGAAWATVIANAVRLIWLLGVMLFSRPTAPFQATRTWPLNLDKMRRLVRVGLPSGCAFVLDITSWAIFLTVIIGQFGTSALAATAICWRYTELSFMPAVGIGHAVATLVGRSIGAGQPDSARRQAFAGAIVNMLYMGTLALIFTCCGRPLVALLSTDAAVVDLGSRLMIFVGLWQLLDAVAVTYSNALRGAGDTLWPAVVGSVQVWVFMIGGSLLIAYLKPAWGPYGPWALATLDISIVGVIMAVRWRLGAWEHMDVIGRHREAFPAGSIGALDNLPSPPRDDTSPA; this is encoded by the coding sequence GTGAGCCCCCCGGCCCCGGCTACGCCGACGGCTCGGTGGCGGGACGAGTTGCCTTCCCTGCTGCGGCTCGCCGCCCCCAATGTCGCCGCCACAGCGGCCGAGACGATCATGAGCTTCACCGATTTCGCGATCGTGTCGAAGCTCGGTCCGACCGTCGGCTCGCAAGCCCAGGCCGCGGTCTCGTCCGGCGGCATGATCTACTTCAGTTTCTTCGGTTTCCTCATGGGCGTCATGGTCTGCGTGACCACCGTGGTGAGTCAGTCGCTCGGAGCCGGGCGGCTTCGCGACTGCTCGGCATACGCATGGCAGGCCCTGTGGCTGAGCGTCATCGCCACCTGCGCCGGCTTCGCCCTGTGGCCCGTCATCCCAAGCCTCTATGCCCTGATCGGCCACGAACAGGCCGTCCAGGAAATGGAGACCGTCTACACCCAGATCCGCCTGCTGGGACTCGGCGTAGCCGGTGCCTGCTTCGCCCTCGGGCACTTCTTCAACGGCATCCACCAGCCTCGTCACAACGCCTACTCCATTGTCGGCACAGTCGTCCTGAACGGCGTCCTGACAATCGCCCTGGTCTACGGCAAGTGGGGCCTTCCCGCACTGGGCGTGGCCGGAGCCGCCTGGGCCACGGTCATCGCCAACGCGGTTCGCCTCATCTGGCTTCTCGGCGTCATGCTGTTCAGCAGGCCGACCGCCCCGTTCCAAGCGACGCGCACATGGCCGCTCAACCTGGATAAGATGCGACGGCTCGTTCGCGTGGGACTCCCCTCTGGCTGTGCTTTCGTGCTCGACATCACTTCCTGGGCGATCTTCCTGACCGTCATCATTGGCCAGTTTGGAACCAGCGCCCTCGCCGCCACGGCCATCTGCTGGCGGTACACCGAGCTGTCCTTCATGCCTGCCGTGGGCATCGGGCATGCGGTTGCGACACTGGTCGGGCGGTCGATCGGGGCCGGCCAGCCCGATTCCGCGCGCCGCCAAGCCTTCGCTGGCGCGATCGTGAACATGCTCTACATGGGTACGCTGGCTCTGATCTTCACCTGCTGCGGCCGTCCGCTGGTGGCCCTGCTGAGCACGGACGCGGCGGTGGTTGATCTGGGGAGCCGGCTGATGATCTTCGTCGGCTTGTGGCAACTCCTAGACGCCGTCGCGGTGACCTACAGCAACGCCCTGCGCGGTGCCGGCGATACGCTCTGGCCAGCAGTCGTGGGCAGCGTCCAAGTCTGGGTATTCATGATCGGCGGATCCCTCCTGATCGCCTATCTCAAGCCGGCATGGGGGCCGTACGGTCCCTGGGCACTGGCGACCCTGGACATCAGCATCGTGGGGGTGATCATGGCGGTTCGCTGGCGTCTTGGCGCTTGGGAACACATGGACGTCATCGGCCGGCACCGCGAGGCCTTTCCGGCAGGGTCGATCGGGGCCCTCGACAACCTGCCGTCGCCTCCTCGGGATGACACCTCGCCAGCCTAA